A single genomic interval of Antechinus flavipes isolate AdamAnt ecotype Samford, QLD, Australia chromosome 1, AdamAnt_v2, whole genome shotgun sequence harbors:
- the LOC127544917 gene encoding dual specificity protein phosphatase 4-like: protein MLRRKPLGPALSGTEESGKPGQTARPDPALLRRRGAFPSMAQLTHKPADFSLSGYEKFSSEYPEFCSQAKSLATVSSPIPTTVPEPPDLGSSSCGTPLHDQGGPVEILPFLYLGSAQHAARRDTLDALGITALLNVSLDCPNHFEAHYQYKCIPVEDNHKADIGSWFMDAIEFIDSVQARQGRVLVHCQAGISRSATICLAYLMMKKKVRLEAAFEFVKQRRSIISPNFSFMGQLLQFESQVLATSCAAEAASPSVTVARGEPAKTSPSAAQLVFSFPVSAPSSLPYLPSPITTSPSC from the coding sequence aTGCTGAGGAGGAAGCCTTTGGGCCCTGCCCTCTCTGGTACCGAAGAATCAGGCAAGCCTGGGCAGACCGCCCGGCCGGACCCCGCTCTCCTGAGGCGCAGGGGAGCGTTTCCCAGCATGGCCCAGCTCACCCACAAACCTGCGGATTTCTCCCTGAGTGGTTATGAGAAGTTTTCCTCTGAGTACCCAGAATTCTGTTCCCAAGCCAAGTCCCTGGCCACCgtttcttcccccatccccaccacCGTCCCAGAGCCTCCTGACCTGGGCTCCAGCTCCTGCGGCACCCCGCTGCATGACCAGGGCGGGCCCGTGGagatccttcccttcctctacctGGGCAGTGCCCAGCATGCAGCCCGGAGGGACACCCTGGATGCCCTGGGGATCACTGCACTGCTGAATGTGTCCTTGGACTGCCCGAACCACTTCGAGGCCCATTACCAGTACAAGTGCATCCCCGTGGAAGATAATCACAAGGCAGACATTGGTTCCTGGTTCATGGACGCCATCGAGTTCATTGACTCGGTCCAAGCCCGCCAGGGGCGGGTGCTGGTGCACTGCCAGGCTGGGATCTCGCGCTCGGCCACCATCTGCCTGGCCTAcctgatgatgaagaagaaggtGCGATTGGAGGCGGCCTTCGAGTTTGTCAAGCAGCGTCGAAGCATCATCTCCCCCAATTTCAGCTTCATGGGGCAGCTGCTGCAGTTCGAGTCCCAGGTGCTGGCCACGTCCTGCGCTGCGGAGGCCGCCAGCCCCTCGGTGACGGTGGCTCGGGGGGAGCCGGCCAAGACCTCCCCCTCGGCGGCCCAGCTTGTCTTCAGCTTCCCCGTCTCGGCCCCCAGCAGCCTCCCCTACCTCCCCAGTCCCATCACCACCTCCCCCAGCTGCTAG